A single Bacillus sp. HMF5848 DNA region contains:
- a CDS encoding DinB family protein: MDVNDLIILNFEEVRRRSIKVWKAIPEEMLDWKPDEDALTCAEMIRHLLQAEYLFHQVLRGRSGKALSNLFNPFEAKEFISVDDALEFAQPYRDDFLKYIKTINITDLENIEIDLLEEGGYVKKLGDMLLRIAYHESVHTGQLLGYMRSMGIARPKIWD; the protein is encoded by the coding sequence ATGGATGTAAATGATTTAATAATTCTTAACTTTGAAGAAGTTAGACGTAGAAGTATTAAAGTATGGAAGGCTATACCCGAAGAAATGTTAGATTGGAAACCTGATGAAGATGCTCTTACTTGTGCTGAAATGATTAGACATTTATTACAAGCTGAGTATCTTTTTCACCAAGTTCTTAGAGGGAGAAGTGGTAAAGCACTATCTAATTTGTTTAATCCCTTTGAAGCAAAAGAATTCATATCAGTAGATGATGCACTTGAATTTGCCCAACCTTATCGTGATGACTTCTTGAAATACATTAAAACAATTAATATAACCGACTTAGAGAATATAGAAATTGACCTTCTTGAAGAAGGTGGTTATGTTAAAAAACTAGGGGATATGTTATTACGCATTGCGTACCACGAATCTGTTCACACAGGTCAGTTGTTAGGCTATATGAGATCAATGGGTATTGCCCGCCCTAAAATATGGGATTAA
- a CDS encoding lipocalin family protein, with protein MAKKLTNKISLPGDAGPHSNSNIEWWYYFSYLNGDKGGKYAAMASFFRVGEAECYKGHYLIFTIIDLNRKTKKSYSLFDCRLKKNMLTTYLPFYLLLHPTDVRIWKLYKSLLIGKSPFPHSQTKNGKIKEYPTELIYGKNYLGFMGEKEDSFKVQLCEKDMELALHFTPTKPMSLIGGDGRPDDLYYYSFTRNNVHGQIDTDKGVEIVKGEGWFDHQWGRDYGLIKGVGWNWFGIQLDDGRELLLNEMHSFKETFSPMANLIEDDGSLRFTRNISFQEIHHWKSLKTNARYPIEWKITIPQFSIEILVKAVLPNQEMAIMGPLQAIWEGACSVSGHETLPDGSRKLIMGKGFMELVGYAN; from the coding sequence GTGGCTAAAAAGCTAACTAATAAAATTTCGCTCCCGGGTGATGCTGGCCCTCACTCAAATTCTAACATTGAATGGTGGTATTATTTCAGTTATCTTAATGGAGATAAAGGAGGGAAATATGCTGCAATGGCCTCCTTTTTTCGGGTAGGAGAAGCAGAGTGTTATAAAGGACATTATTTAATTTTTACTATAATCGATCTCAATAGGAAGACAAAGAAAAGTTATTCATTATTCGATTGTAGATTAAAAAAGAATATGCTTACTACTTATCTTCCTTTCTATCTTCTGCTGCACCCAACAGATGTCCGAATATGGAAATTATATAAGAGTTTATTGATTGGTAAATCCCCTTTTCCGCATTCTCAAACTAAAAATGGAAAAATAAAAGAATATCCAACCGAGCTCATATATGGTAAGAACTATTTGGGATTTATGGGAGAAAAGGAAGACTCTTTTAAGGTACAATTATGTGAAAAAGATATGGAGCTAGCTCTACATTTTACCCCCACAAAGCCAATGTCTTTAATTGGTGGGGATGGAAGACCAGATGACTTATATTATTACTCTTTTACCAGAAACAATGTTCATGGACAAATTGATACTGATAAAGGAGTAGAAATCGTAAAAGGCGAGGGATGGTTTGATCATCAATGGGGGCGTGATTATGGGTTAATTAAAGGTGTTGGTTGGAACTGGTTTGGCATTCAATTGGATGATGGACGAGAGCTTCTTTTAAATGAAATGCATTCGTTCAAAGAAACCTTCTCTCCAATGGCTAATTTAATTGAGGACGATGGATCGCTTCGTTTTACAAGAAATATATCTTTTCAAGAAATACACCATTGGAAAAGCTTAAAAACTAATGCTCGGTATCCAATTGAATGGAAAATAACAATCCCGCAATTCTCAATAGAAATACTTGTGAAGGCAGTTTTGCCAAATCAGGAAATGGCCATTATGGGGCCGCTTCAAGCAATCTGGGAAGGAGCTTGTAGTGTTTCTGGACATGAAACACTTCCTGATGGGTCTAGAAAGTTAATTATGGGAAAAGGGTTTATGGAACTTGTAGGTTACGCAAATTAA
- a CDS encoding tyrosine-type recombinase/integrase has protein sequence MEKLEMLREACEIVRQRTIVEVLYATGCRLSEVFGISKSDSNQQTMSTLVIGKGDKQREVY, from the coding sequence ATTGAAAAACTGGAAATGTTAAGAGAAGCTTGTGAAATAGTTAGACAAAGAACTATTGTTGAAGTGCTATATGCTACAGGTTGTCGGCTGTCAGAAGTTTTTGGGATTAGTAAATCTGATAGTAATCAGCAAACAATGAGCACTTTGGTAATTGGTAAAGGTGACAAACAGAGAGAAGTTTACTAA
- a CDS encoding VOC family protein translates to MIQSIVHISLVVRDYDDAIEFYTKKLNFTLLEDTYQPEQDKRWVVVSPTGSAGTTILLAKASKPEQEPFIGNQSGGRVFLFLGTDDFWRDYNEMIAKGIEFVREPKKQPYGTVAVFKDLYGTLWDLVEFEENHPISKRVK, encoded by the coding sequence ATGATTCAATCAATTGTACATATATCACTTGTGGTAAGAGATTATGACGATGCAATAGAATTCTATACAAAAAAGCTTAACTTTACTTTACTGGAAGATACTTACCAACCTGAGCAAGATAAGCGATGGGTTGTTGTTTCACCTACTGGATCTGCTGGTACGACAATATTATTAGCAAAAGCATCAAAACCAGAACAGGAACCATTTATAGGCAATCAATCAGGAGGTAGGGTGTTTCTTTTTTTAGGGACAGATGACTTCTGGAGAGACTATAATGAAATGATTGCAAAAGGAATAGAGTTTGTGAGGGAACCTAAAAAACAACCATATGGGACTGTTGCTGTATTTAAAGATTTATATGGAACACTATGGGATTTAGTAGAGTTTGAAGAAAACCACCCAATTTCAAAAAGAGTGAAGTAA
- a CDS encoding Type 1 glutamine amidotransferase-like domain-containing protein: MKTHYYLGWFEKFFPDNIGRALQEDITDRKSLVMISANPSFYEEDGATERSWLDQAGIMFDEYHLINYRIQKEDAKTLIQNASVIFLLGGQTLEQNSFLMEYEMSDLIKKSRAVVMGASAGAINMSAKWLCSKNFGDKVEKSSVYDGIGLDDFSVLSHYDLENNIELVQSELSPLSEEMNIYASNKDCAVRIKEDKIDIFGNVYLISRSKIQKLVETL; the protein is encoded by the coding sequence ATGAAAACTCACTATTATTTAGGTTGGTTTGAAAAATTTTTCCCGGATAATATAGGAAGGGCTTTACAGGAGGATATAACTGATAGAAAATCACTTGTTATGATTAGCGCGAATCCATCTTTTTATGAAGAGGATGGTGCTACTGAACGATCATGGCTTGACCAGGCCGGCATTATGTTTGATGAATATCATTTAATTAACTATCGCATACAGAAGGAAGATGCCAAAACGTTAATTCAAAATGCTTCAGTTATTTTCTTGTTGGGTGGACAGACTCTTGAACAAAATAGTTTTTTGATGGAATATGAAATGTCGGATTTGATTAAAAAAAGCAGAGCCGTTGTGATGGGAGCAAGCGCTGGTGCTATAAACATGTCCGCAAAATGGTTATGCTCGAAAAACTTTGGAGATAAAGTAGAAAAAAGCTCTGTCTACGACGGAATCGGCCTTGACGATTTTTCCGTCTTATCTCATTATGATCTTGAAAATAACATTGAGCTTGTTCAAAGCGAACTGTCTCCCTTATCGGAAGAAATGAATATTTATGCGTCAAACAAAGATTGCGCTGTTCGTATAAAGGAAGACAAAATCGACATTTTTGGCAATGTATATTTAATTTCCCGCTCAAAGATTCAGAAATTGGTTGAGACGCTCTAG
- a CDS encoding S-layer homology domain-containing protein — protein sequence MVKRLTVFSLIITIFLSLVFTAPVSAASKFKDVSDDFWAKSEIDFLSTKGIIKGYDDGTFRPNDAVKRVQAAIMITRALDLDVNNRPDPGFTDIKGLDKEAYNAVAAVVDEGFFPKGETFRPYEVLTRADMAIVLVKAYNLEGTYNGITDVSGELLNYVSALAFNGITQIYEDGTYKPNNSVKRAHFSVFFARILEPYYRVYVNTRENPAIIGDVWTINVEDWLEGYMSYDIELTDMITDGQQAWELLQEANMFNEEAPEGQKYILAKFRFTLLDYEGKVSSSFSIDQSKFSAVSSNGVVYDNPFVITPEPQLSNDLYVGGEVEGWVPFLINEDDTPLIVWQRDWDDELWFSLEG from the coding sequence ATGGTTAAAAGATTAACTGTTTTTTCGCTAATTATTACAATTTTTCTATCGTTAGTTTTCACAGCACCAGTAAGTGCTGCTTCAAAATTCAAGGATGTCTCAGATGATTTTTGGGCTAAGTCTGAGATTGATTTTTTAAGCACGAAAGGAATTATTAAGGGGTATGATGATGGTACATTTAGGCCTAATGATGCAGTTAAACGAGTACAAGCTGCTATTATGATTACAAGAGCCTTAGACTTAGATGTCAATAATCGCCCAGATCCAGGATTTACAGATATCAAAGGTTTAGATAAAGAGGCGTATAACGCTGTCGCTGCTGTTGTAGATGAAGGATTTTTCCCGAAAGGAGAAACATTTAGACCATACGAAGTATTAACGAGAGCTGACATGGCTATAGTCTTGGTGAAAGCTTATAATTTAGAAGGTACATATAATGGTATTACTGATGTTTCAGGTGAACTATTAAATTATGTAAGTGCATTGGCTTTTAATGGAATCACACAAATATATGAAGATGGTACATATAAACCCAATAATTCTGTTAAAAGAGCTCATTTTTCAGTTTTCTTTGCTCGTATATTAGAACCTTATTACAGAGTTTATGTTAATACTAGAGAAAACCCTGCTATTATTGGAGATGTCTGGACTATTAATGTTGAGGATTGGTTAGAAGGGTATATGAGTTACGACATTGAATTAACGGATATGATTACAGATGGACAACAAGCATGGGAATTACTTCAGGAAGCTAATATGTTTAATGAGGAAGCACCTGAAGGTCAAAAATATATTTTAGCTAAATTTAGATTTACATTGTTAGATTATGAAGGGAAAGTCTCTTCATCATTTAGTATCGATCAATCGAAGTTTAGTGCAGTGAGTAGTAATGGTGTTGTTTATGATAATCCATTTGTAATAACGCCTGAACCACAATTATCAAATGATCTATATGTAGGTGGAGAAGTTGAAGGGTGGGTTCCTTTTCTAATAAATGAAGATGATACACCTTTAATTGTATGGCAACGTGATTGGGACGATGAGCTTTGGTTTAGTTTAGAAGGGTAA
- a CDS encoding MarR family winged helix-turn-helix transcriptional regulator encodes MSYDMTLYAKGHIIFTLIRGLNAVMEEDIRTRLQSIHGMNYPAFRILWILHFTEKMSITDITVITLSNISNTSRQLGKLRDDGYAKIECGNADSRLKEVSLTKKGRDLVTYILTAHTSEHDFNLLPVLKTIQDHDLEIFIKVASLLTKEIVGTTFVNWAHHTTAALINNEGDRKKVHWDDVKAP; translated from the coding sequence ATGAGTTATGATATGACATTGTACGCAAAAGGACATATTATCTTCACGCTCATACGTGGCTTAAACGCCGTCATGGAAGAGGATATCCGCACTCGTTTACAGTCTATTCATGGAATGAACTATCCAGCATTTCGCATATTATGGATATTGCATTTTACTGAAAAGATGTCTATTACAGATATAACTGTTATTACGTTATCTAATATTTCAAATACTTCGAGACAATTAGGGAAGTTAAGAGATGATGGGTATGCCAAGATTGAATGTGGAAACGCAGATTCACGTCTAAAAGAAGTATCATTAACAAAAAAGGGGAGAGACTTAGTAACATATATACTTACTGCTCATACAAGTGAACATGATTTTAACCTTCTTCCGGTTTTAAAAACTATACAAGACCACGATCTAGAAATTTTTATTAAAGTGGCCAGTTTATTGACTAAAGAGATTGTCGGAACTACTTTTGTAAACTGGGCACATCATACTACAGCGGCTCTCATAAACAATGAAGGCGACAGAAAAAAAGTTCATTGGGATGATGTAAAGGCTCCATAA
- a CDS encoding CBO0543 family protein → MTKDKGILVCIWAVTIVALLLFIPKDKVRHGVLAFLYKQIVTWLFGLVVVDKGLIAYPIRIFSKANKSSFSFEYFFYPSLCAIFNIHYPEGKSKWLKGFYYLFHAGFITLVEVCAEKYTNLIQYKRWSWYWSFLTIATTYYSSRLFYRWFFAEELNQIQIHNKPDQTPFLD, encoded by the coding sequence ATGACAAAAGACAAAGGAATATTAGTCTGTATTTGGGCTGTAACAATTGTTGCTCTACTCTTGTTTATTCCGAAAGATAAAGTTCGTCATGGTGTTCTAGCTTTTTTATATAAGCAAATTGTTACTTGGCTGTTTGGTTTAGTAGTCGTGGATAAAGGACTAATTGCATATCCAATAAGGATTTTTTCTAAAGCAAATAAGTCCAGCTTTTCCTTTGAATATTTTTTTTATCCATCACTTTGTGCCATATTTAACATTCACTATCCTGAGGGTAAAAGCAAATGGCTAAAAGGATTCTATTATTTGTTTCATGCCGGATTTATCACATTGGTGGAGGTTTGTGCAGAGAAATACACCAACCTTATACAATATAAAAGGTGGAGTTGGTATTGGAGTTTTTTAACAATTGCAACTACCTATTACTCTTCACGACTTTTTTACCGCTGGTTCTTTGCAGAAGAATTAAACCAAATTCAAATTCATAATAAACCAGATCAAACACCGTTTTTGGATTGA
- a CDS encoding DUF3231 family protein produces the protein MVNLNIQTCSLGKALCIGFSQVSNSKGVTNFFIKSRDKETKHIEMLSNKLNDSHLKTPITWNDTVTNSTVASFSEKLMLFHINAIMATAVADYGIALASSVRKDLSLMYATFIAEMGLHLEDGAELIWKNHLKQVTGIN, from the coding sequence TTGGTTAACCTAAATATTCAAACATGCTCACTTGGTAAGGCTTTATGCATAGGGTTTAGTCAAGTTTCAAACTCAAAGGGAGTTACTAATTTTTTCATAAAATCACGTGATAAAGAAACTAAGCATATCGAGATGCTTAGTAATAAGCTTAATGATAGTCACTTGAAAACACCAATAACATGGAATGATACTGTAACAAATTCGACCGTCGCATCTTTCTCAGAAAAACTAATGTTATTTCACATAAATGCAATAATGGCAACTGCTGTCGCGGATTATGGAATTGCGTTAGCATCAAGTGTTAGAAAAGATTTAAGTCTTATGTATGCAACTTTTATAGCAGAAATGGGTTTACATCTAGAAGATGGAGCAGAGTTAATATGGAAAAACCACCTCAAGCAAGTGACCGGGATAAATTAG